One genomic region from Conexibacter woesei DSM 14684 encodes:
- a CDS encoding glycerol-3-phosphate dehydrogenase/oxidase: MSLRRREVPEARGSDSLNEARRAAELEALAGGGEAVDVLVVGGGITGAWVALDAASRGLDVALVEQADLANGTSRWSSKLAHGGLRYLAHLDFALAWESAAERAVLMDVSAPHLVRALPLLIPLGDHVGRAAGTKLETGIRIGDRLRAAAGTSRRRLPPMRRISTEEARRLAPAVDERGMRGAILHWDGQIEDDARLVLAVARTAAAHGARILTYTRVEQLCADGAIAVDERSGARVEITARHVVNAAGVWAGGLTGGVALRPSKGAHLLVRSERLGEPRAGVSAPLPDSDGSRFVFAIPRPDGLVLIGLTDEPYDPDGPIPAAPPVDGAEERTMLETVSRVLERPLTSADVVGRYAGLRPLLAAADDDATADLSRRHAVLDHDGVVTVVGGKLTTARRMAQDAVDRVVELAGDTLAAGPCVTRRLPLVGAVPPAEAPAAGELPPPLVRRYGAEAARVAALAQRPEDLAPIAPDVPVSRAELRFAVEHELALTPADLLDRRTRLGLVPERRDAALAAAEEAFGTARTGK; the protein is encoded by the coding sequence ATGTCACTTCGTCGCAGAGAGGTGCCGGAGGCACGGGGGTCGGACTCGCTGAACGAGGCGCGGCGGGCGGCTGAGCTGGAGGCGCTCGCGGGCGGCGGGGAGGCGGTCGACGTGCTCGTCGTCGGCGGCGGGATCACCGGCGCGTGGGTGGCGCTCGACGCCGCGAGCCGGGGGCTCGACGTCGCGCTCGTCGAGCAGGCCGACCTCGCGAACGGCACGAGCCGCTGGAGCAGCAAGCTCGCGCACGGCGGGCTGCGCTACCTCGCGCACCTCGACTTCGCGCTCGCGTGGGAGTCGGCGGCGGAGCGCGCGGTGCTGATGGACGTCAGCGCCCCGCACCTCGTGCGCGCGCTGCCGCTGCTGATCCCGCTCGGCGACCACGTCGGGCGCGCCGCCGGAACGAAGCTGGAGACCGGCATCCGCATCGGCGACCGGCTGCGCGCCGCCGCCGGCACCAGCCGCCGCCGTCTGCCGCCGATGCGGCGGATCTCGACCGAGGAGGCCCGTCGCCTCGCGCCCGCCGTCGACGAGCGCGGGATGCGCGGCGCGATCCTCCACTGGGACGGCCAGATCGAGGACGACGCGCGGCTCGTGCTCGCGGTCGCCCGCACCGCCGCCGCGCACGGCGCGCGGATCCTCACGTACACGCGCGTCGAGCAGCTCTGCGCCGATGGCGCGATCGCGGTCGACGAGCGCAGCGGCGCGCGCGTCGAGATCACGGCCCGCCACGTCGTCAACGCTGCGGGCGTGTGGGCCGGCGGGCTGACCGGCGGCGTCGCGCTCCGCCCCAGCAAGGGCGCCCATCTGCTCGTCCGCTCCGAACGCCTCGGCGAGCCGCGCGCCGGCGTCAGCGCGCCGCTGCCTGACAGCGACGGCTCGCGCTTCGTCTTCGCGATCCCGCGCCCCGACGGGCTCGTCCTGATCGGCCTGACCGACGAGCCCTACGACCCCGACGGGCCGATCCCCGCCGCTCCTCCGGTCGACGGCGCAGAGGAGCGCACGATGCTCGAAACGGTCAGCCGCGTGCTCGAGCGGCCGCTCACCTCTGCCGACGTCGTCGGCCGCTACGCCGGCCTGCGGCCGCTGCTCGCCGCCGCGGACGACGATGCGACCGCCGACCTCTCGCGCCGCCACGCCGTGCTCGACCACGACGGCGTCGTGACCGTCGTCGGCGGCAAGCTCACGACCGCCCGCCGGATGGCGCAGGACGCCGTCGACCGCGTCGTCGAGCTGGCCGGCGACACGCTCGCCGCCGGCCCGTGCGTGACCCGTCGCCTGCCGCTCGTCGGCGCCGTGCCACCCGCCGAGGCGCCCGCCGCGGGCGAGCTGCCGCCGCCGCTGGTGCGCCGCTACGGCGCCGAGGCCGCGCGCGTCGCCGCGCTCGCGCAGCGGCCCGAGGACCTTGCGCCGATCGCGCCGGACGTGCCCGTCTCTCGCGCCGAGCTGCGCTTCGCCGTCGAGCACGAGCTGGCGCTCACGCCTGCCGACCTGCTCGACCGCCGCACCCGCCTCGGGCTCGTCCCCGAGCGGCGCGACGCGGCGCTCGCGGCTGCCGAAGAGGCGTTTGGGACAGCCCGCACCGGGAAGTAA
- the recD2 gene encoding SF1B family DNA helicase RecD2, producing the protein MAPQLATWPPADGAAFAGEVVVKGQRFANEESGFAVLDGEWDGERIALVGPLVHLEQGERAAVAGTWVIDPRYGPQVRVREAHPVALADDAAVLAYLRRVRHVGPRRAAALQQAFGAEVLNAIDEDPRGAFTRAGLTPQRATEATRSWDALRATRGLHLLLAPHGLAHLASRIHQHYGDRAHRVVRERPYDLTSVFGVGFVTADAIAHGLGAPLESPARTRAAILHALGEGERDGSTCQPAAALLLRTRELLSAQAPPPAAFLAELEEGGDVETEQDDEAVWVYRAETARLERELAERVTALLDGDGSDKLSDPVEPPDAGADGVELTAEQWAGVRGAFVHRLSVVTGGPGTGKTASIRMIGQIARDQRARTMLVAPTGRAALRMTEATGLDASTVHSALGWIPGEGPVHDEDTPLRCDLVIVDETSMANLELLVTLLRAIGPGTHVVLVGDADQLAPVGAGKPFAELVASGRVPTARLQHIFRQAAGSMIVQGAHAIRVGNPPSFVRAEEMRHDLFFIARPDPVAAREEIVSLVSERLPQHYGVDPNADIQVFAPIYRGELGIDALNRSLRAALNPAGREIGNGRLRVGDKLMLVGRNLHELGVMNGTLLRLLDEVGGGSSEDEDARDARGAREAGGVLVGVDGGAVVQIPATEVGQLQLAYACSVHRGQGIELPIAIVVAHPAAGGRFLRREMLYTAITRSTVATVIVGTPDMVARAARTTDAGRRHSRLAQRLDALHA; encoded by the coding sequence ATGGCTCCGCAGCTCGCCACCTGGCCGCCCGCCGACGGCGCCGCGTTCGCCGGCGAGGTCGTCGTCAAGGGCCAGCGCTTCGCGAACGAGGAGAGCGGCTTCGCCGTCCTCGACGGCGAATGGGACGGCGAGCGGATCGCGCTCGTCGGGCCGCTCGTCCACTTGGAGCAGGGTGAGCGTGCCGCCGTCGCCGGCACGTGGGTGATCGACCCGCGCTACGGCCCGCAGGTGAGAGTCCGCGAGGCGCATCCCGTCGCGCTCGCGGACGACGCCGCCGTGCTCGCCTACCTGCGCAGAGTCCGCCACGTCGGCCCGCGCCGCGCGGCCGCGCTCCAGCAGGCGTTCGGCGCCGAGGTGCTGAACGCGATCGACGAGGACCCGCGCGGCGCCTTCACGCGCGCAGGGCTCACGCCCCAGCGTGCCACCGAGGCGACGCGCTCGTGGGACGCGCTGCGCGCGACGCGCGGACTGCACCTGCTGCTGGCGCCGCACGGGCTCGCCCATCTCGCGAGCAGGATCCACCAGCACTACGGCGACCGCGCCCACCGCGTCGTGCGCGAGCGGCCGTACGACCTGACGAGCGTCTTCGGGGTCGGCTTCGTCACCGCCGACGCGATCGCGCACGGCCTCGGCGCGCCGCTGGAGAGCCCGGCGCGCACGCGCGCGGCGATCCTGCACGCGCTCGGCGAGGGCGAGCGGGACGGCTCCACCTGCCAGCCGGCGGCCGCGCTGCTGCTGCGCACGCGCGAGCTGCTGAGCGCGCAGGCGCCGCCCCCGGCGGCGTTCCTCGCCGAGCTGGAGGAGGGCGGCGACGTCGAGACCGAGCAGGACGACGAGGCGGTGTGGGTCTATCGCGCCGAGACGGCGCGACTGGAGCGCGAGCTGGCCGAACGCGTGACGGCACTGCTCGACGGCGACGGCTCGGACAAGCTGAGCGACCCGGTCGAGCCGCCCGACGCGGGTGCCGACGGCGTCGAGCTGACCGCTGAGCAGTGGGCGGGCGTGCGCGGCGCGTTCGTCCACCGGCTGTCGGTCGTCACGGGCGGGCCGGGCACCGGCAAGACGGCGAGCATCCGCATGATCGGCCAGATCGCGCGCGACCAGCGAGCGCGCACGATGCTCGTCGCGCCGACCGGACGCGCCGCGCTGCGGATGACCGAGGCGACGGGGCTCGACGCCTCGACCGTCCACTCGGCGCTCGGATGGATCCCCGGCGAAGGCCCCGTGCACGACGAGGACACGCCGCTGAGATGCGACCTCGTGATCGTCGACGAGACGTCGATGGCGAACCTCGAGCTGCTCGTGACGCTGCTGCGCGCGATCGGCCCGGGGACGCACGTCGTGCTCGTCGGCGACGCCGATCAGCTCGCGCCCGTCGGCGCCGGCAAGCCGTTCGCCGAGCTGGTCGCCTCCGGACGGGTGCCGACCGCGCGGCTGCAGCACATCTTCCGCCAGGCGGCCGGTTCGATGATCGTCCAGGGCGCGCACGCGATCCGCGTCGGCAACCCGCCGTCGTTCGTGCGCGCGGAGGAGATGCGCCATGACCTCTTCTTCATCGCGCGGCCGGATCCGGTGGCGGCACGCGAGGAGATCGTCTCGCTCGTGAGCGAGCGGCTGCCGCAGCACTACGGCGTCGACCCGAACGCCGACATCCAGGTGTTCGCGCCGATCTACCGCGGCGAGCTGGGGATCGACGCGCTCAACAGATCGCTGCGGGCGGCGCTCAACCCGGCGGGGCGCGAGATCGGCAACGGCCGCCTGCGGGTCGGCGACAAGCTGATGCTCGTCGGCCGCAACCTGCACGAGCTGGGCGTGATGAACGGGACGCTGCTGCGGCTGCTGGACGAAGTCGGGGGCGGATCGTCGGAGGACGAGGACGCCAGAGACGCGAGAGGCGCGAGAGAGGCCGGGGGCGTGCTCGTCGGCGTCGACGGCGGCGCGGTCGTTCAGATCCCCGCGACCGAGGTCGGCCAGCTGCAGCTCGCCTACGCCTGCTCGGTCCACCGCGGGCAGGGGATCGAGCTGCCGATCGCGATCGTCGTCGCGCACCCGGCGGCGGGTGGCCGCTTCCTGCGCCGCGAGATGCTCTACACCGCGATCACCCGCTCGACCGTCGCGACGGTGATCGTCGGCACGCCGGACATGGTCGCCCGCGCTGCGCGCACGACCGACGCCGGCCGCCGCCACAGCCGCCTCGCGCAGCGCCTCGACGCCCTCCACGCATGA